A genomic region of Planococcus kocurii contains the following coding sequences:
- a CDS encoding HD family phosphohydrolase: protein MRQRVQEIFEKLGYRKIMMAGILLTGIILYACLMDSVQSDTYDIQLFQLSTETIRSEKTVEDPVKTEIERQRLTEEVAPSYQFMDEIVDNQIALIDSLFGYLLDVKAAPKKGQEKLSRDAMIAKLTEDLRLLETSENGLRLTDDMLESLVSLSDDSVIGIQEQLDEVLTSYLNEPIRIEEVARSRTEIEQEIRRNQQIPDEVVQAAVTIGRFGIIANELVNEELTASQIEQVRNSVEPTRILQGQVLVQEGQIVDREVYRQLELAGMTEEQQNYKPLLGLLVFVIITTGLLLSVIFRSQRDDKGKVTEMLVILIAVTISLLLMKLLSAVSENFDLVISFIFPTALAGILVRLLVNERAAVFVTILVSAAAGIMLPSGYSSSLQVDIAFYILFGGLTAIYLIERDGGRGRLLQVSLAVAGANVLFVAFYLLIGQTQYNWTEIGFYFTAAIVSGLLSGALAIGFLPFFESVFGMLSTMRLIELSNPNHPLLKKILTETPGTYHHSLMVANLADASCEAIGANGLLARVGCYYHDIGKTKYPQFFIENQVNIENPHDRLPPEKSRDIILAHGVQGAQILKKYKMPKEIVDVAVQHHGTSLLKFFYYKAKDIDSDVEEESYRYVGPKPQTKEIAIICIADSLEAAVRSMKEPTSEKIKKLVDAIVEDKLKDGQFEECDLSLKELKTVKKVMCETLNGIFHSRIEYPKEPN from the coding sequence ATGCGTCAAAGAGTACAAGAAATCTTTGAGAAATTGGGTTACCGGAAAATAATGATGGCTGGCATCTTGTTGACTGGCATAATCCTATATGCTTGTTTGATGGACTCTGTCCAAAGTGATACATACGATATCCAACTGTTTCAACTATCGACTGAAACCATTCGTTCGGAGAAAACAGTCGAGGACCCGGTTAAGACGGAAATTGAACGGCAACGACTTACTGAAGAAGTAGCGCCAAGCTATCAATTTATGGATGAGATCGTCGATAATCAAATAGCCTTAATCGATTCGCTGTTTGGTTATTTGTTAGACGTAAAAGCTGCGCCTAAAAAAGGACAAGAGAAACTTTCTCGTGACGCTATGATTGCGAAACTCACGGAAGATCTGCGCTTACTGGAAACTAGTGAAAATGGTCTGCGTTTAACAGATGACATGTTGGAGTCTTTGGTGTCTCTTTCAGACGATAGTGTTATTGGCATTCAAGAACAGTTAGATGAGGTGTTAACATCCTATTTAAACGAACCAATACGAATAGAAGAAGTGGCACGTAGTCGTACTGAAATTGAGCAGGAAATTCGCCGGAATCAGCAAATTCCAGATGAGGTTGTTCAAGCGGCAGTAACCATTGGACGATTTGGTATAATTGCCAATGAATTGGTTAATGAAGAGCTCACAGCGAGTCAAATAGAACAGGTGCGCAACAGCGTGGAGCCCACTCGTATTTTACAAGGACAAGTTCTTGTTCAAGAAGGTCAAATAGTAGATCGAGAAGTTTATCGACAATTAGAACTAGCGGGCATGACAGAAGAACAACAGAATTATAAACCGTTGCTTGGTTTGTTGGTTTTTGTCATCATTACTACGGGTCTCTTGCTGTCCGTTATCTTTCGGTCGCAAAGGGATGATAAAGGCAAGGTCACTGAGATGCTTGTCATACTAATAGCTGTTACCATCTCGTTGCTGTTGATGAAATTATTATCAGCAGTCAGTGAAAATTTCGATTTAGTGATTTCGTTTATTTTTCCTACGGCATTAGCTGGTATTCTTGTTCGTTTGCTCGTTAACGAACGGGCCGCTGTGTTTGTCACGATTTTGGTCAGTGCAGCAGCAGGAATTATGTTGCCAAGCGGCTATTCGTCTTCGTTGCAAGTGGACATTGCTTTTTATATTTTATTTGGAGGATTAACTGCGATTTATTTAATTGAACGAGATGGTGGCAGAGGGCGTCTGTTGCAAGTTAGTTTAGCGGTAGCTGGAGCTAATGTGCTTTTTGTCGCTTTTTACCTATTGATTGGCCAAACACAGTATAATTGGACAGAGATCGGCTTTTATTTTACCGCAGCGATTGTATCGGGGTTATTATCGGGTGCACTAGCCATTGGTTTCTTGCCCTTTTTTGAATCGGTATTTGGTATGTTATCAACGATGCGTTTGATCGAGTTGTCAAATCCGAATCATCCGTTACTAAAGAAAATTTTGACGGAAACACCGGGTACGTATCATCATAGCCTTATGGTTGCCAATTTGGCGGACGCTTCTTGTGAAGCGATTGGAGCTAATGGACTGCTTGCGAGAGTTGGTTGTTATTACCACGATATCGGTAAAACAAAATATCCGCAATTTTTTATCGAAAATCAAGTGAATATCGAAAATCCACACGATCGTTTGCCACCGGAAAAAAGTCGAGATATTATTCTAGCGCACGGTGTGCAAGGAGCTCAAATATTGAAGAAGTACAAAATGCCGAAAGAAATCGTTGATGTGGCAGTGCAACACCATGGCACGAGTCTTTTGAAATTTTTCTATTATAAGGCTAAAGACATCGATTCAGATGTTGAAGAAGAGTCGTACCGATACGTAGGGCCAAAACCCCAAACAAAAGAAATTGCCATTATTTGCATAGCAGATAGCTTAGAAGCAGCAGTTCGCTCAATGAAAGAGCCAACATCAGAAAAGATAAAAAAATTGGTAGATGCCATAGTAGAAGATAAACTAAAAGATGGGCAATTTGAAGAATGTGATTTATCGCTAAAAGAGCTGAAAACGGTAAAAAAAGTGATGTGTGAAACGCTGAATGGCATTTTCCATTCTCGTATTGAGTATCCGAAAGAACCTAATTGA
- the floA gene encoding flotillin-like protein FloA (flotillin-like protein involved in membrane lipid rafts), which translates to MGIETIGLGAAIIGIIVVLAIFFTFVPITLWISALAAGVKISIFTLIGMRLRRVIPSRIVNPLIKASKAGLTVTINQLESHYLAGGNVDRVVNALIAAHRANIELPFERAAAIDLAGRDVLEAVQMSVNPKVIETPFIAGVAMDGIEVKAKARITVRANIDRLVGGAGEETIVARVGEGIVSTLGSSTSHKKVLENPDLISQTVLSKGLDSGTAFEILSIDIADVDIGKNIGAELQTEQAEADKKIAQAKAEERRAMAVASEQEMKAKVVEMRAKVVEAEAEVPLAMSEALRNGNIGIMDYVNYKNVQADTGMRESISKTGMDKSDDK; encoded by the coding sequence ATGGGAATTGAAACAATTGGTTTAGGTGCTGCGATAATTGGTATTATCGTCGTTTTGGCAATTTTCTTCACATTCGTACCAATTACATTATGGATTTCAGCATTAGCTGCAGGGGTCAAAATCAGTATCTTTACGCTAATCGGAATGAGATTACGTCGCGTTATTCCGTCACGTATCGTCAATCCATTAATTAAAGCATCAAAAGCAGGATTAACAGTAACCATCAATCAATTAGAAAGTCACTATTTAGCTGGTGGTAACGTTGACCGTGTCGTTAATGCGTTGATTGCGGCGCATCGTGCTAATATCGAATTGCCGTTTGAACGTGCAGCAGCGATTGACCTTGCAGGTCGTGACGTATTAGAAGCAGTTCAAATGTCGGTTAACCCGAAAGTGATTGAAACACCATTTATTGCAGGTGTTGCAATGGACGGAATCGAAGTGAAAGCAAAAGCTCGTATTACAGTTCGTGCTAATATTGACCGTTTAGTCGGTGGTGCAGGAGAAGAAACAATTGTTGCTCGTGTAGGTGAAGGGATTGTCTCTACTTTAGGTTCGAGCACTAGTCATAAAAAAGTTCTAGAAAATCCGGACTTGATTTCTCAAACCGTTTTATCTAAAGGCCTGGATTCCGGAACAGCGTTTGAAATTCTGTCGATTGATATTGCAGACGTTGATATTGGTAAAAACATTGGCGCAGAGTTGCAGACAGAACAAGCAGAAGCAGATAAGAAAATTGCTCAAGCAAAAGCAGAAGAACGTCGTGCAATGGCTGTAGCAAGTGAACAAGAAATGAAAGCCAAAGTTGTTGAAATGAGAGCAAAAGTTGTAGAAGCTGAAGCTGAAGTACCACTTGCTATGTCGGAAGCGCTACGCAACGGCAATATTGGCATTATGGATTACGTCAATTACAAAAATGTCCAAGCAGATACAGGTATGAGAGAGTCTATCTCAAAAACGGGCATGGACAAATCCGACGATAAATAA
- the prmA gene encoding 50S ribosomal protein L11 methyltransferase: protein MKWSELSFHTTNEAIEAVSNIMHEAGASGVVIEDSEDLTKEREYRFGEIYSLDPEDFPVDGVILKAYLPVNSFLGETVDAIKVAINNLAAFDINLGKNEVTISEVDEEDWATAWKKYYHPVKISERFTIVPTWEVYNPVSSDELIIELDPGMAFGTGTHPTTVMSLQALEKVVRPSDRVIDIGTGSGVLAIGAALLSAKEVYALDLDEIAVKAAIDNVELNKVQGIVTVEKGNLTDKVDQPADVVVANILAEVIMSFTDDAFNIVKPGGSYITSGIIEAKKNDVKASLEASGFVIENVMMMEDWVTIISKKPE from the coding sequence GTGAAATGGTCAGAACTGTCGTTTCATACGACAAATGAAGCAATTGAAGCGGTCTCTAACATCATGCATGAAGCAGGAGCCAGCGGGGTTGTCATTGAAGACTCGGAAGACTTAACGAAAGAAAGAGAATATCGCTTTGGAGAAATTTATTCACTAGATCCTGAAGATTTTCCAGTAGATGGAGTGATTTTGAAAGCTTATCTCCCCGTCAATAGTTTTTTGGGAGAAACGGTCGATGCAATTAAAGTGGCGATTAATAATCTAGCTGCTTTTGATATCAACCTTGGCAAAAACGAAGTGACAATTAGTGAAGTGGACGAAGAAGATTGGGCCACAGCTTGGAAGAAGTACTACCACCCTGTAAAGATTTCCGAACGTTTCACGATTGTTCCAACTTGGGAAGTTTACAATCCGGTATCAAGTGACGAATTAATTATTGAGTTAGATCCAGGAATGGCTTTTGGAACGGGTACCCATCCTACTACTGTTATGAGTCTTCAAGCGTTAGAAAAAGTAGTACGACCATCTGATCGTGTCATCGATATTGGTACAGGTTCTGGGGTATTGGCAATTGGTGCTGCATTATTGTCTGCCAAAGAAGTATATGCACTGGATTTGGATGAAATTGCTGTAAAAGCGGCGATTGATAATGTGGAACTAAACAAAGTTCAAGGCATTGTGACAGTTGAAAAAGGCAATCTAACTGATAAAGTAGATCAACCGGCTGATGTAGTTGTAGCTAATATTTTGGCGGAAGTTATCATGTCGTTTACAGATGATGCTTTCAATATCGTTAAACCAGGCGGTAGCTATATCACTTCAGGTATCATAGAAGCGAAAAAGAACGACGTTAAAGCCTCACTTGAAGCTTCTGGGTTTGTCATTGAAAATGTCATGATGATGGAAGATTGGGTTACGATTATTTCAAAAAAACCTGAGTAA
- the deoC gene encoding deoxyribose-phosphate aldolase has protein sequence MTTIASYIDHTLLKPESTESQVVQLCQEAAEYKFASVCVNPAWVETAAVELAESDVKVCTVIGFPLGASTSETKAFETTDAILKGAGEIDMVVNIGALKSGNTDHVKKDIEAVVNAAKGKAIVKVILETCLLTDEEKVTASRLSKEAGADFVKTSTGFSTAGATVEDVKLMRQTVGPDLGVKASGGVRSLEDVEAMIKAGATRIGASSGVKIMQGLTSDSDY, from the coding sequence ATGACAACAATTGCATCATACATTGATCATACTTTATTAAAACCTGAATCTACAGAAAGCCAAGTTGTTCAGCTTTGTCAAGAAGCGGCTGAATACAAATTTGCTTCTGTATGTGTTAATCCGGCTTGGGTTGAAACGGCAGCGGTTGAGTTGGCAGAGAGCGACGTGAAAGTTTGCACAGTTATCGGATTTCCATTAGGTGCGTCAACGTCTGAAACGAAGGCTTTTGAAACGACGGATGCTATTCTAAAAGGCGCTGGTGAAATCGATATGGTCGTGAATATTGGAGCACTTAAAAGTGGCAATACGGACCATGTGAAAAAAGATATCGAAGCGGTTGTCAATGCAGCAAAAGGCAAGGCGATTGTCAAAGTGATTTTAGAAACTTGTTTATTGACTGACGAAGAAAAAGTGACTGCTTCACGTTTATCCAAAGAAGCAGGAGCTGACTTTGTCAAAACTTCTACGGGCTTTTCAACTGCTGGAGCTACAGTTGAAGACGTCAAACTAATGCGTCAGACAGTAGGTCCAGATTTGGGCGTTAAAGCTTCTGGTGGCGTTCGTAGCCTTGAAGATGTAGAAGCCATGATCAAAGCAGGAGCTACGCGTATCGGTGCAAGTTCAGGCGTCAAAATCATGCAAGGGTTAACTTCTGATTCTGATTATTAA
- a CDS encoding NfeD family protein, translating into MSRVKVCIGFGLLLLSFLLMLPAIQADTSTVYVIPIEDEVERGLQAFIERGIEEAEDAGAEAIIFEIDTPGGFVAAADGIARLLDKTSLEKIAFINQDALSAGAFLALHNDEIYMHPNGRMGAAQVIDQAGNAAADKANSAWLASMKNAAQTASRNPQIALAMADASIDLPELGAAEGKLLTLGAAEAEQVNYSQGTVSTLDELLSLKGLEDATVVTVDETFSESLARFLTNPIVVPILLSIAGLGLLLELFTPGVGVPGFIGLTFLMLFFYGHLVAGLAGYESIVLLVIGFGLLIAEFIIPGGVAGFLGIAAILGSVLLAGGDLKTTAIAVLIAMIVATIGMVIVVKFFGKRLDLFKRIILTDATDTAGGYVSTTNRPELVGKIAQTVTALRPSGTIKLEDERIDAVSEGRFIDSGKDVKIIKVEGSRIVVRELEKQEEE; encoded by the coding sequence TTGAGCAGAGTCAAAGTCTGTATTGGTTTTGGGCTTTTGCTACTATCGTTTTTGCTCATGCTCCCGGCCATACAGGCTGATACTTCGACTGTGTACGTGATACCTATTGAAGATGAGGTCGAAAGAGGACTGCAGGCTTTTATTGAACGGGGCATTGAAGAAGCAGAAGACGCTGGAGCCGAAGCAATCATATTCGAGATAGATACACCAGGTGGATTTGTCGCAGCAGCAGATGGCATTGCCCGTCTATTGGACAAAACGTCATTGGAAAAAATAGCTTTCATCAATCAAGATGCTTTGTCTGCAGGTGCTTTTTTAGCTTTGCACAATGATGAAATCTATATGCATCCGAATGGTCGTATGGGTGCAGCACAGGTAATTGATCAAGCCGGTAACGCAGCTGCTGACAAAGCCAATAGCGCTTGGTTAGCATCCATGAAGAACGCGGCTCAGACAGCAAGTCGTAATCCTCAGATTGCCTTAGCGATGGCTGATGCTTCCATAGATTTGCCTGAACTTGGTGCGGCTGAAGGGAAGTTGTTAACTTTGGGTGCGGCTGAAGCTGAACAGGTGAACTATTCGCAAGGGACGGTATCTACCTTAGACGAGCTACTTAGTTTGAAAGGACTTGAAGATGCCACAGTCGTGACAGTCGATGAAACGTTCTCAGAAAGCCTCGCTCGTTTTTTGACCAACCCGATTGTCGTGCCAATTCTTCTATCAATTGCAGGTCTTGGATTACTTCTGGAGCTATTTACACCTGGAGTTGGAGTTCCTGGATTTATTGGCTTGACGTTCCTTATGCTGTTTTTCTACGGACATTTGGTAGCAGGGTTAGCCGGTTATGAGTCCATTGTTTTATTAGTTATTGGTTTTGGTCTATTAATAGCTGAGTTTATTATTCCTGGAGGTGTTGCTGGATTCCTGGGAATTGCAGCGATCCTAGGAAGTGTTTTACTCGCGGGAGGAGATCTTAAAACCACCGCCATAGCAGTACTTATTGCAATGATAGTAGCAACAATAGGGATGGTGATTGTAGTGAAATTCTTTGGTAAGCGGCTTGATTTGTTCAAACGGATTATCTTGACGGATGCTACCGATACGGCAGGTGGTTATGTATCGACTACAAATCGCCCAGAACTTGTCGGTAAAATTGCCCAAACAGTGACAGCGCTCCGTCCTTCCGGTACCATTAAATTAGAAGATGAGCGCATTGACGCTGTATCAGAAGGCAGATTTATCGACAGTGGTAAAGATGTTAAGATAATCAAGGTAGAAGGTTCACGTATCGTCGTTCGTGAACTTGAAAAACAAGAGGAGGAATAG
- a CDS encoding 16S rRNA (uracil(1498)-N(3))-methyltransferase, which yields MQRYFIKGKIPENQIVAITGDDAKHIAKVMRQTIGDDLIVVMEDQAYQAKIVSADFDVEVKIGSDLGMQVELPKKVTIACGLPKGDKLDLITQKATELGMYALVPFSAERSIVKWDSAKSEKKIGRLQKIAKEAAEQSHRTHVPEIHGIHSFKQLLDKANSYDAVIVAYEEEARQEDRTRFAEILKALYDKDSVLIIFGPEGGISQAEVASLKNAGASFTALGPRILRTETAPLYALSAISYEFE from the coding sequence ATGCAACGATATTTTATAAAAGGCAAAATTCCTGAAAATCAAATAGTGGCGATAACTGGCGATGATGCAAAGCACATCGCCAAAGTTATGCGCCAAACTATTGGGGACGATTTGATTGTAGTTATGGAAGATCAAGCGTATCAGGCAAAAATAGTCAGTGCAGATTTTGACGTAGAGGTAAAAATCGGTAGCGATTTGGGAATGCAAGTCGAATTGCCGAAAAAAGTGACCATCGCTTGTGGATTGCCAAAAGGTGACAAGCTGGATTTGATCACGCAAAAAGCGACAGAGCTCGGAATGTATGCATTAGTACCATTTTCGGCAGAACGCTCTATTGTAAAATGGGACAGTGCTAAAAGTGAAAAGAAGATTGGACGTCTCCAAAAAATTGCCAAAGAAGCAGCTGAGCAATCACATAGAACGCATGTCCCAGAAATACATGGCATTCACAGTTTTAAACAATTGCTAGATAAAGCCAACTCGTATGACGCGGTCATTGTAGCTTACGAAGAAGAGGCGCGGCAAGAGGATAGGACTCGGTTTGCTGAAATTTTAAAAGCATTGTATGATAAAGATTCAGTGCTGATCATCTTTGGTCCAGAAGGTGGAATTTCACAAGCAGAAGTGGCGTCTCTAAAAAACGCTGGAGCGAGCTTTACTGCTCTCGGTCCACGGATTTTACGGACAGAAACGGCACCTTTGTATGCATTATCTGCGATTTCTTATGAATTTGAATAA
- the rpsU gene encoding 30S ribosomal protein S21: MSKTTVRKNESIEDALRRFKRTVSKSGTMQEVRKREYYDKPSVKRKLKSEAARKRKF; the protein is encoded by the coding sequence ATGTCAAAAACTACAGTTCGTAAAAACGAATCGATTGAAGATGCTCTTCGCCGCTTCAAACGCACTGTTTCTAAATCTGGAACAATGCAAGAGGTAAGAAAGCGCGAGTACTATGATAAGCCGAGCGTGAAACGTAAACTAAAATCAGAAGCTGCGCGTAAACGTAAATTTTAA
- the dnaJ gene encoding molecular chaperone DnaJ: MNKRDYYEVLGVSKTASKEELKKAYRTLSKKFHPDINKDANASEKFQEVKDAYEVLSDQQKRAQYDQFGHQDPNQGFGGGGADGFGFDDIFSTFFGGGSRRRDPSAPRKGDDLQYSMTIDFMDAVFGKETEIEIPKDETCDTCDGSGAKPGTKKKTCPYCDGSGQTNVTQDTPFGRMVNRRACQHCEGSGQIIEEKCSTCRGQGKVRKVNKIKVTIPAGVDDGQQLRVTGQGGPGVNGGPSGDLYVVFRVKSHKQFQREGDDIYLDIAITYPQAALGDEIEVPTTSGKVKLKIPAGTQSGARFRLKGKGVKNVHGYGTGDQHVIVRIKTQTNLSEKQKQLLREFAEISGDIPEEHSSSLFEKIKRTIKGD; encoded by the coding sequence ACGAGATTATTATGAAGTACTGGGTGTATCTAAGACTGCTTCTAAAGAAGAGCTTAAAAAAGCATACCGGACTTTATCGAAAAAATTCCACCCAGATATTAATAAAGATGCCAATGCATCGGAGAAATTCCAAGAAGTAAAAGATGCCTATGAAGTACTGAGTGACCAACAAAAACGGGCACAATACGATCAATTTGGGCACCAAGATCCCAATCAAGGATTTGGTGGCGGCGGAGCTGATGGCTTTGGTTTCGACGATATTTTCAGCACGTTCTTTGGTGGCGGTTCAAGACGCCGCGATCCAAGTGCTCCGCGTAAGGGTGACGATCTACAGTATTCGATGACCATCGATTTCATGGATGCTGTGTTCGGGAAAGAAACAGAAATTGAAATTCCTAAAGATGAAACATGTGATACTTGTGACGGTTCCGGTGCAAAGCCTGGCACAAAGAAAAAAACGTGTCCATATTGTGATGGTTCTGGTCAAACAAATGTAACGCAAGACACACCTTTCGGCCGTATGGTCAATCGTCGTGCTTGCCAGCATTGTGAAGGCTCTGGTCAAATTATCGAAGAAAAATGTTCAACTTGCCGTGGTCAAGGCAAGGTTCGCAAAGTTAATAAAATCAAAGTGACTATTCCGGCAGGGGTCGATGATGGCCAGCAATTGCGTGTCACTGGACAAGGTGGACCAGGTGTTAACGGAGGACCTTCAGGAGATTTATATGTTGTTTTCCGTGTGAAATCACATAAACAATTCCAACGTGAAGGCGATGACATTTATTTAGATATTGCCATCACCTATCCGCAAGCAGCGTTGGGTGACGAAATTGAAGTGCCGACAACTTCAGGGAAAGTGAAATTAAAAATTCCGGCCGGCACACAAAGTGGTGCGCGTTTCCGTCTAAAAGGCAAAGGTGTTAAAAATGTCCATGGTTACGGAACGGGCGATCAACATGTTATTGTTCGAATAAAAACACAAACAAACCTCAGCGAAAAGCAAAAGCAGCTATTACGTGAATTTGCTGAAATTAGCGGCGATATTCCAGAAGAGCATAGCAGTTCTCTTTTTGAAAAAATCAAACGTACAATTAAAGGCGATTAA
- a CDS encoding PhoH family protein: MTENNLLELHVKDPNEAVQLLGISDSHLTLIEEAFNIQIITRGEVIKLSGSEEDKQTGKLLIEQLLRVIRKNININQRDIISAIEMAKSGTIEYFAELYDEEVARNANGKSIRAKTIGQRHYIQAMRSKDLVFGIGPAGTGKTYLAVVMAVQALKNGQVKKIILTRPAVEAGESLGFLPGDLKEKVDPYLRPLYDSLHDVLGLEQTNRFIERGTIEIAPLAYMRGRTLDAAFVILDEAQNTTKAQMKMFLTRLGFDSKMIITGDKTQIDLPRGAESGLIAAETILKDVPTIHFQYLESGDVVRHPLVAKIIDAYEKQPI, from the coding sequence ATGACAGAAAACAACTTACTAGAACTACATGTGAAAGACCCAAATGAAGCGGTTCAACTGCTCGGGATCTCAGATAGTCATTTAACATTAATCGAAGAAGCTTTTAACATTCAAATTATTACCCGCGGTGAGGTCATCAAGTTATCAGGTTCTGAAGAAGACAAGCAAACGGGGAAACTATTAATAGAACAATTATTGCGGGTTATACGCAAAAATATTAACATCAATCAGCGAGATATTATCTCTGCTATTGAAATGGCTAAAAGCGGCACAATCGAATATTTTGCCGAACTTTACGACGAAGAAGTGGCGCGCAACGCTAATGGCAAGTCTATTCGGGCAAAAACAATAGGTCAGCGTCATTATATTCAAGCTATGCGTAGCAAGGATTTAGTTTTTGGAATTGGTCCTGCTGGGACAGGTAAAACGTATTTAGCCGTCGTCATGGCAGTTCAGGCGCTTAAAAATGGTCAAGTAAAGAAAATTATTTTGACACGGCCTGCTGTGGAAGCAGGGGAAAGTCTTGGTTTTTTACCAGGAGATTTAAAAGAAAAAGTAGATCCTTATTTGAGACCGCTCTATGACTCTTTACACGATGTGTTGGGTCTTGAGCAAACAAATCGCTTTATCGAACGCGGGACGATTGAAATTGCTCCTCTTGCTTATATGAGAGGTCGTACACTTGACGCAGCGTTTGTTATTCTTGATGAAGCGCAAAATACCACAAAGGCACAAATGAAAATGTTTTTGACGCGGCTAGGTTTTGACTCGAAAATGATCATTACCGGTGACAAAACACAGATTGATTTGCCGCGTGGGGCTGAGTCGGGGTTGATTGCAGCAGAAACCATTTTAAAAGATGTTCCAACTATTCATTTTCAGTATCTTGAAAGCGGAGATGTGGTTCGTCATCCACTTGTAGCAAAGATCATAGATGCCTACGAAAAACAGCCGATATAA